One window from the genome of Bradyrhizobium xenonodulans encodes:
- a CDS encoding M48 family metallopeptidase, translated as MICFCAERFPWRRLWQNPGALLPPGLTDMATRALLYRRPHEPKTLVITHGSQFFAIRLRRHRRARRYTLRIHPSDREAILTIPPRGTLAEAKDFATRHGAWIAARLGRLPKAAPFQPGTVIPLRGTAHRIVHRAGSRGTVWTETRDSGEKILCVAGGLDHVDRRVSDFLKREARKDLQRSAETHAAELGVKVKRLSIRDQSSRWGSCTSAGSLSFSWRLILAPPFVLDYLAAHEVAHLVEMNHSARFWRVCGKVCPSMERAKKWLDTYGNDLHRYGIEE; from the coding sequence ATGATTTGTTTTTGCGCCGAGCGCTTTCCCTGGCGGCGGTTATGGCAGAATCCGGGCGCCCTCCTGCCCCCCGGACTGACAGACATGGCCACTCGCGCGCTCCTCTATCGTCGGCCCCACGAACCAAAGACCCTCGTCATCACTCATGGATCGCAATTCTTTGCGATTCGCCTGCGAAGACACCGCCGAGCGCGTCGTTACACGCTCAGAATCCATCCGAGCGACCGCGAAGCCATCCTCACCATCCCGCCGCGCGGCACGCTCGCTGAAGCGAAGGACTTCGCGACGCGTCACGGCGCGTGGATCGCAGCGCGTCTCGGGCGCTTGCCGAAGGCCGCACCGTTCCAGCCTGGCACAGTGATACCGCTGCGCGGCACGGCCCATCGCATCGTTCATCGCGCAGGCAGCCGCGGCACGGTGTGGACCGAGACGCGTGACAGCGGTGAAAAGATTCTCTGCGTCGCCGGTGGTCTCGATCATGTCGACCGCCGCGTCAGCGACTTCCTCAAGCGCGAGGCGCGCAAGGATCTTCAGCGTTCGGCGGAGACCCACGCCGCCGAGCTCGGCGTCAAGGTCAAGCGGCTCTCGATCCGTGATCAGTCCAGCCGCTGGGGCTCCTGCACCTCGGCAGGCTCACTGTCGTTCTCCTGGCGCCTGATCCTCGCGCCGCCCTTCGTGCTCGACTACCTCGCCGCCCACGAGGTCGCCCATCTCGTCGAGATGAACCACTCGGCCCGCTTCTGGCGCGTCTGCGGCAAGGTCTGCCCGTCGATGGAGCGCGCCAAGAAGTGGCTCGACACCTACGGGAACGATCTGCACCGGTACGGGATCGAGGAGTAG
- a CDS encoding polyhydroxyalkanoate depolymerase — protein MPIGEFGAPPLSAEGSPVLTTPMYWMYEMGQASLNPARAITDATKLLFQNPLNPWARTEVGKSVAAACELFERTTRRYGKPEWGLNDTEVNGIRVPVEVRSVWEKPFCRLLYFDRKFTRPLRSPQPRVLIVAPMSGHYATLLRGTVEALLPAHEVYITDWADARMVPLSEGRFDLDDYIDYVIEMLHVLGGNTHVLAVCQPSVPVVAAVSIMEARRDPFVPTSMTLMGGPIDTRRNPTAVNKLAQERGIDWFRNTVITKVPFPHPGMMRDVYPGFLQLNGFISMNLDRHMDAHKRLFANLVKGDGDLVDKHRDFYDEYLAVMDLSAEYYLQTVDTVFVKHSLPKGEMTHRGTRVDPSKVTRVALMTVEGENDDISGLGQTEATHTLCSAIPDHRRVHYVQKGVGHYGVFNGSRFKSEIVPRIHDFMVSAANPASLQAIAAE, from the coding sequence ATGCCTATTGGTGAGTTTGGTGCGCCGCCCCTGTCGGCCGAAGGCAGTCCGGTTCTAACGACGCCGATGTACTGGATGTACGAGATGGGGCAGGCCTCTCTCAATCCGGCGCGCGCGATCACTGACGCGACCAAACTTCTGTTTCAGAATCCGCTCAACCCGTGGGCACGCACCGAGGTCGGAAAGTCGGTCGCCGCGGCCTGCGAATTGTTCGAGCGCACCACGCGCCGTTACGGCAAGCCGGAATGGGGCCTCAACGACACCGAGGTCAACGGCATTCGCGTCCCCGTCGAGGTCCGCTCGGTCTGGGAAAAGCCGTTCTGCAGGTTGCTCTATTTCGATCGCAAGTTCACCCGTCCGCTGCGCAGCCCGCAGCCGCGCGTGCTGATCGTGGCGCCGATGTCCGGCCACTATGCGACGCTGCTGCGCGGCACGGTCGAGGCCTTGCTGCCCGCGCATGAGGTCTACATCACCGACTGGGCCGATGCCCGCATGGTGCCCTTGAGCGAAGGCCGCTTCGATCTCGACGATTACATCGACTACGTCATCGAGATGCTGCACGTCCTCGGCGGCAATACGCATGTGCTGGCGGTGTGCCAGCCCTCCGTGCCTGTCGTCGCCGCTGTTTCGATCATGGAAGCGCGGCGCGATCCCTTCGTGCCGACCTCGATGACGCTGATGGGCGGCCCGATCGACACCCGCCGCAATCCGACCGCGGTGAACAAGCTCGCCCAGGAGCGCGGCATCGACTGGTTCCGCAACACCGTCATCACCAAGGTGCCGTTCCCGCATCCGGGCATGATGCGCGACGTTTATCCCGGCTTTTTGCAGCTCAACGGCTTCATCAGCATGAATCTCGACCGGCATATGGACGCTCACAAGCGTCTGTTCGCCAATCTGGTGAAGGGCGACGGCGACCTCGTCGACAAGCATCGCGACTTCTACGACGAATATCTCGCGGTGATGGATCTCTCCGCCGAGTATTATCTCCAGACCGTCGACACCGTGTTCGTGAAGCACTCACTGCCGAAGGGCGAGATGACCCATCGTGGAACCCGCGTCGATCCCTCCAAGGTCACGCGCGTCGCGCTGATGACGGTCGAAGGCGAGAACGACGACATCTCGGGTCTCGGTCAGACCGAAGCGACGCACACTTTGTGCAGCGCGATTCCCGATCACCGCCGCGTTCATTACGTCCAGAAGGGCGTCGGACATTACGGCGTGTTCAACGGATCGCGTTTCAAGTCGGAAATCGTGCCGCGGATTCACGACTTCATGGTCTCGGCAGCGAATCCGGCCTCGTTGCAGGCGATTGCAGCCGAATAG
- a CDS encoding ABC transporter permease, with translation MSDVSLHRGISPHRIGAMILRYWYLLLSSWPRLLELLYWPALQVITWGFIQYYIAENSNFFARAGGTLIGAVILWDILFRGQLGFSISFLEEMWARNLGNLMMSPLRPIEFLLSLMVMSLIRLAIGVIPMTLLALFLFHFNVYALGLPLIAFFCNLIFTSWSVGIFVSGLVVRNGLGAESIVWTLMFAIMPLACIYYPVSVLPVWLQHVAWVLPPTYVFEGMRALLIENTFRIDLMLEALVINAGLLVASFGAFLALLRSARKHGSLLSGGE, from the coding sequence ATGAGCGACGTCTCCCTCCACCGCGGCATCTCCCCGCATCGCATCGGTGCGATGATCCTGCGCTATTGGTACCTCTTGCTGTCATCCTGGCCGCGGCTGCTCGAACTCTTGTACTGGCCGGCGCTGCAAGTCATCACCTGGGGTTTCATCCAGTATTACATTGCCGAGAATTCCAACTTCTTCGCGCGCGCCGGCGGCACGCTGATCGGCGCCGTCATCCTCTGGGACATCCTGTTTCGCGGCCAGCTCGGCTTTTCGATCTCCTTCCTGGAGGAGATGTGGGCGCGCAACCTCGGCAACCTCATGATGAGCCCGCTCCGGCCGATCGAGTTTCTGCTGTCGCTGATGGTCATGAGCCTGATCCGGCTCGCGATCGGCGTGATCCCGATGACGCTGCTCGCGCTGTTCCTGTTTCACTTCAATGTTTACGCGCTCGGCCTGCCGCTGATCGCGTTCTTCTGCAATCTGATCTTCACCAGCTGGTCGGTCGGCATTTTCGTCTCGGGTCTGGTGGTGCGAAACGGCCTCGGCGCCGAGAGCATTGTCTGGACCCTGATGTTCGCGATCATGCCGCTCGCCTGCATCTACTATCCCGTCAGCGTGCTGCCGGTCTGGCTGCAACATGTCGCCTGGGTGCTGCCGCCGACTTACGTGTTCGAGGGGATGCGCGCGCTCTTGATCGAGAACACCTTCCGGATCGATCTGATGCTGGAGGCGTTGGTCATCAATGCTGGCCTTCTGGTTGCATCTTTTGGGGCATTCCTTGCCCTTCTGCGCAGCGCCCGGAAGCACGGCTCGTTGCTGTCGGGCGGCGAATAA
- a CDS encoding ABC transporter ATP-binding protein — MTGNDKASSRPTVAGITSSAAIEVDRLVKVYKQTRAVDDISFSLPRGSITGLLGGNGAGKTTTIAMIMGLVLPTSGRVQVLGHRMPEESAAVLGRMNFESPYVDMPMRLTVRQNLTVFGKLYAVKNLADRIARLADELDLTDFIDRANGKLSAGQKTRVALAKALINQPELLLLDEPTASLDPDTADWVRAHMERYRKENNATILLASHNMLEVERLCDRVIIMKRGRIEDDDTPAGIMARYNRTTLEEVFLDVARGRVNGAKEAVR, encoded by the coding sequence ATGACCGGGAATGACAAGGCTTCAAGTCGGCCGACTGTCGCGGGTATCACTTCATCCGCGGCAATCGAGGTCGATCGCCTCGTCAAGGTCTACAAGCAGACCCGCGCCGTCGACGATATCTCTTTTTCGCTGCCGCGCGGCAGCATCACCGGGCTGCTCGGGGGCAACGGCGCCGGCAAGACCACGACGATCGCGATGATCATGGGGCTGGTGCTGCCGACCTCCGGCCGCGTCCAGGTGCTGGGTCATCGGATGCCCGAGGAGAGCGCGGCGGTGCTGGGGCGGATGAATTTCGAAAGCCCCTATGTCGACATGCCGATGCGGCTCACGGTGCGGCAGAATCTCACCGTGTTCGGCAAGCTCTATGCGGTGAAGAACCTCGCCGACCGCATCGCCAGGCTCGCCGACGAGCTCGACCTCACCGATTTCATCGACCGCGCCAACGGCAAGCTCTCCGCCGGGCAGAAGACCCGCGTCGCGCTGGCGAAAGCGCTGATCAACCAGCCCGAGCTGCTGCTGCTGGACGAGCCGACCGCCTCGCTCGACCCCGACACGGCCGACTGGGTCCGGGCGCATATGGAGCGCTATCGCAAGGAGAACAACGCCACCATCCTGCTCGCATCGCACAACATGCTCGAGGTCGAACGGCTCTGCGACCGCGTCATCATCATGAAGCGCGGCCGCATCGAGGACGACGACACGCCGGCAGGCATCATGGCCCGCTACAACCGCACCACGCTGGAAGAGGTGTTCCTGGACGTCGCGCGTGGCCGGGTGAATGGTGCGAAGGAGGCGGTCAGATGA
- a CDS encoding ActS/PrrB/RegB family redox-sensitive histidine kinase yields the protein MTEIAASNFRHAQRHIRLDTILRLRWLAVLGQLAAIFIVAQGLEFNVEIVPCVSIIALSATLNLALQTVANPMQRLEPMQAAGLLALNIVELAGLLFFTGGLQNPFSFLFLAPVLISATALPARFTFGLGVLAVACASILFFFHFPLPWDSDDPLVLPPIYLVGVWLSIVLAIGVTSLYSFQVTEEARKLADALAATELVLTREQHLTQLDGLAAAAAHELGTPLATIFLISRELEKTVKDASFAADLKTLREQTQRCRDILSKITQLSSEGAPFDRMKLSELIEEVVAPHRDFGVDIKVRIAVAIVAEPVGSRNPAILYGVGNIVENAVDFAHTSVEVNAWWNKDTIELVISDDGPGIPPDILNRIGEPYLSRRRNLDDGAGERRGLGLGVFIARTLLERTGAKVSFTNRTFPEHGAVVQINWPRERFEAIEMLEETIG from the coding sequence ATGACCGAAATTGCCGCTTCCAACTTCCGCCACGCGCAGCGGCATATCCGGCTGGACACGATCCTGCGGCTGCGCTGGCTCGCGGTGCTGGGCCAGCTCGCCGCGATCTTCATCGTGGCGCAGGGGCTGGAATTCAACGTCGAGATCGTCCCCTGCGTCAGCATCATCGCGCTGTCGGCGACGCTCAATCTGGCGCTCCAGACCGTGGCCAATCCGATGCAGCGGCTGGAGCCGATGCAGGCCGCCGGCCTGCTCGCGCTCAACATCGTGGAGCTGGCCGGCCTGTTGTTCTTCACCGGGGGCTTGCAGAACCCGTTCTCGTTCCTGTTCCTCGCACCCGTGCTGATCTCGGCCACCGCACTGCCGGCCCGCTTCACCTTCGGTCTCGGCGTGTTGGCGGTCGCCTGCGCCTCGATCCTGTTCTTCTTCCATTTTCCGCTGCCCTGGGATTCCGACGATCCGCTGGTGCTGCCGCCGATCTATCTGGTCGGCGTCTGGCTCTCGATCGTGCTCGCGATCGGCGTCACCAGCCTCTACTCGTTCCAGGTCACCGAGGAGGCGCGCAAGCTCGCCGACGCGCTGGCTGCGACCGAGCTGGTGCTGACGCGCGAGCAGCATTTGACCCAGCTCGACGGTCTCGCCGCTGCGGCCGCGCATGAGCTCGGCACGCCGCTCGCGACCATCTTCCTGATCTCGCGCGAGCTGGAGAAGACGGTGAAGGATGCAAGCTTTGCCGCCGATTTGAAGACCCTGCGCGAGCAGACGCAGCGCTGTCGCGACATCCTGAGCAAGATCACCCAGCTCTCCTCCGAGGGCGCGCCGTTCGATCGCATGAAGCTGTCGGAGCTGATCGAGGAGGTGGTGGCGCCGCACCGCGATTTCGGCGTCGACATCAAGGTGCGGATCGCGGTCGCCATCGTTGCCGAGCCGGTCGGCTCGCGCAACCCGGCGATCCTCTACGGCGTCGGCAACATCGTCGAGAACGCGGTCGATTTCGCCCACACCTCGGTCGAGGTGAACGCCTGGTGGAACAAGGACACGATCGAGCTCGTGATCTCCGACGACGGCCCGGGCATTCCGCCCGACATCCTCAACCGGATCGGCGAGCCCTATCTGTCGCGGCGGCGCAATCTGGATGACGGCGCCGGCGAGCGGCGCGGGCTCGGGCTTGGCGTGTTCATCGCACGCACCTTGCTGGAACGCACCGGCGCAAAGGTCTCGTTTACCAACCGGACCTTTCCGGAACACGGCGCAGTGGTCCAGATCAATTGGCCGCGAGAGCGTTTTGAGGCTATCGAGATGCTCGAAGAAACAATAGGATAG
- a CDS encoding ActR/PrrA/RegA family redox response regulator transcription factor, whose protein sequence is MNAIAELNEQTDRSLLIVEDDKPFLERLSRAMETRGFAVTSCDTVSDGLAQIGKAAPAFAVVDLRLGDGNGLDVVSALKKKRPEARAIVLTGYGNIATAVTAVKMGAIDYLSKPADADDVVAALLSTSAEKSELPTNPMSADRVRWEHIQRIYEMCNRNVSETARRLNMHRRTLQRILAKRAPR, encoded by the coding sequence TTGAACGCCATCGCCGAATTGAACGAACAGACCGACCGCTCGCTTCTCATCGTGGAGGACGACAAGCCGTTTCTGGAGCGGCTGTCGCGCGCGATGGAGACGCGCGGCTTTGCGGTGACGTCATGTGACACGGTCTCGGATGGTCTTGCGCAGATCGGCAAGGCTGCGCCGGCATTCGCCGTGGTCGATCTTCGCCTCGGCGACGGCAACGGCCTCGACGTCGTCTCGGCGCTGAAGAAGAAGCGCCCCGAGGCGCGTGCGATCGTGCTGACCGGCTATGGCAACATCGCCACCGCCGTCACCGCGGTGAAGATGGGCGCGATCGATTATCTCTCGAAGCCCGCGGATGCCGACGACGTCGTCGCCGCGCTGCTGTCGACCAGCGCGGAGAAATCCGAGCTGCCGACCAACCCGATGTCCGCCGACCGCGTCCGCTGGGAACACATCCAGCGCATCTACGAGATGTGCAACCGCAACGTCTCGGAAACGGCGCGGCGCCTCAACATGCACCGCCGCACGCTGCAGCGGATCCTGGCGAAGCGCGCGCCGAGGTAA
- a CDS encoding MmcB family DNA repair protein, giving the protein MDNSARNIALVPPPDRRQSETALAIARGTARLLRSLGFTCISELPLPSGRRADLVALNERGEIWIVEIKSSVEDLRADQKWHEYRAHCDRLFFAFTQDLPCEIFPEGTGLIIADAYGAHLQCEAPEHKLAAATRKQMTVRFAMAAALRINRLVDPQGHAEFWE; this is encoded by the coding sequence ATGGACAATTCCGCCCGCAACATCGCCCTCGTTCCGCCGCCCGATCGCCGCCAGTCCGAAACGGCGCTGGCGATCGCGCGCGGCACGGCACGGCTGCTGCGTTCGCTCGGCTTCACCTGCATCAGCGAATTGCCGCTGCCGTCGGGCCGGCGCGCCGACCTCGTGGCGCTGAACGAGCGCGGCGAGATCTGGATCGTCGAGATCAAATCCTCGGTGGAGGATCTGCGCGCCGACCAGAAATGGCACGAGTACCGGGCCCATTGCGACCGGCTGTTCTTCGCCTTCACGCAGGATCTGCCCTGCGAGATCTTTCCGGAAGGCACCGGCCTGATCATCGCGGATGCCTATGGTGCGCATCTGCAGTGCGAGGCGCCCGAGCACAAGCTCGCTGCCGCCACGCGCAAGCAGATGACGGTGCGGTTTGCGATGGCGGCGGCCTTGAGGATCAACCGCCTGGTCGATCCGCAGGGGCACGCGGAATTTTGGGAGTGA
- a CDS encoding alpha-amylase family protein: MIDDLWYKNGVIYCLSVGTYMDADGDGVGDFKGLLRRLDYLHGLGITTIWLMPFQTSPGRDDGYDIADYYSVDSRYGTLGDFVEFAHGCKQRGIRIIIDLVVNHTSDQHHWFKEARRDKNSPYRDWYVWSDKKPAGANKGMVFPGVQKSTWTRDKEAGAYYFHRFYDFQPDLNTSNPHVQAEILKIMGFWIQLGVSGFRMDAVPFVIATKGAKVKKPVEQYDMLRAFREFLQWRQGDAIILAEANVLPETDMEYFGHDADRMHMMFNFHVNQHLFYALASGDSRPLAKALKATKPRPATAQWGLFLRNHDELDLGRLTKAQRDTVFKKFGPDKDMQLYDRGIRRRFAPMLGGDRRRLELAYSLMCTLPGTPVIRYGDEIAMGDDLSLPERNCARTPMQWSTEPHGGFTKNDKPACPVIDKGPYGYPHVNVAKQRRDPNSMLNWTERIVRMRKEVPEIGWGDFAIVPTRDPAVFIMRYDWRNNSVLFVHNLDQMPREIAFSAGLSGEAGAHLINLLAEDHSHADKRGQHRIVLEPYGYRWYRVGGLDYLLKRSDIDSKTTGNKHPG; this comes from the coding sequence ATGATCGACGATCTCTGGTACAAGAACGGCGTGATCTATTGCCTGTCCGTCGGCACCTATATGGATGCCGACGGCGACGGCGTCGGCGACTTCAAGGGCCTGTTACGCCGGCTCGACTATCTGCACGGGCTCGGCATCACCACGATCTGGCTGATGCCGTTCCAGACCTCGCCCGGCCGCGACGACGGCTACGACATCGCCGACTATTACAGCGTCGATTCCCGTTACGGCACGCTCGGCGATTTCGTCGAATTCGCCCATGGCTGCAAGCAGCGCGGCATTCGCATCATCATCGACCTCGTCGTCAACCACACCTCCGACCAGCACCACTGGTTCAAGGAGGCGCGGCGCGACAAGAACTCGCCCTATCGCGACTGGTATGTGTGGTCGGACAAGAAGCCGGCCGGCGCCAACAAGGGCATGGTGTTTCCCGGCGTGCAGAAATCGACCTGGACGCGCGACAAGGAAGCCGGCGCGTATTACTTCCACCGCTTCTACGATTTTCAGCCCGACCTCAACACATCGAATCCGCATGTGCAGGCCGAGATCCTGAAGATCATGGGCTTCTGGATCCAGCTCGGCGTCTCCGGCTTCCGCATGGACGCGGTGCCCTTCGTGATCGCGACCAAGGGCGCCAAGGTGAAGAAGCCGGTCGAGCAATACGACATGCTGCGTGCGTTCCGCGAATTCCTGCAATGGCGGCAGGGCGACGCCATCATCCTCGCCGAGGCCAACGTGCTGCCGGAAACGGACATGGAATATTTCGGCCACGATGCCGACCGCATGCACATGATGTTCAACTTCCACGTCAACCAGCATCTGTTCTACGCGCTGGCCTCCGGCGACTCGCGGCCGCTGGCGAAGGCGCTGAAAGCAACCAAGCCGCGGCCGGCCACGGCGCAATGGGGCCTGTTCCTGCGCAATCACGACGAGCTCGATCTCGGGCGCCTGACCAAGGCGCAGCGCGACACCGTGTTCAAGAAATTTGGCCCCGACAAGGACATGCAGCTCTACGATCGCGGCATCCGCCGCCGCTTCGCGCCGATGCTGGGCGGCGACCGCCGGCGGCTCGAACTCGCCTACAGCCTGATGTGCACGCTGCCGGGAACGCCTGTGATCCGCTATGGCGACGAGATCGCGATGGGCGACGATCTCTCGCTCCCCGAGCGCAACTGCGCGCGCACGCCGATGCAATGGTCGACCGAGCCGCATGGCGGCTTCACCAAGAACGACAAGCCGGCCTGCCCCGTCATCGACAAGGGTCCCTACGGCTATCCGCACGTCAACGTCGCAAAACAGCGACGCGATCCCAACTCCATGCTGAACTGGACCGAGCGCATCGTGCGCATGCGCAAGGAGGTGCCGGAGATCGGCTGGGGCGACTTCGCGATCGTTCCGACGCGCGATCCCGCGGTGTTCATCATGCGCTACGACTGGCGCAACAATTCCGTGCTGTTCGTGCACAATCTGGATCAGATGCCGCGCGAGATCGCGTTCTCGGCGGGGCTATCAGGCGAGGCCGGTGCGCACCTGATCAACCTGCTCGCGGAAGACCACAGCCACGCCGACAAGCGCGGCCAGCACCGCATCGTGCTGGAGCCCTATGGCTATCGCTGGTACCGGGTCGGAGGGCTGGATTATCTGTTGAAGCGGAGCGATATCGACAGCAAGACCACGGGCAACAAGCATCCGGGGTGA
- a CDS encoding alpha-amylase family glycosyl hydrolase → MAQSDENWWREGIFYQVYPRSFQDSDGDGVGDLAGILRRLPYIKSLGVDAVWLSPIFPSPMADFGYDISDYTGIEPLFGTMEDFDALLAAAHDNGLKLILDLVPNHTSDQHPWFVESRSSRDNPKRDWYVWRDPAPDGGVPNNWLSEFGGSAWAFDETTGQYYYHAFLAQQPDLNWRNPEVRAAIYDVMRFWLERGVDGFRVDVIWHLIKDAEFRDNPPNPHYVEGRPPNEKILTQYSTDQDEVHDVIAEMRRVTDAYSARVLIGEIYLPLHRLMAYYGNDLTGAQMPFNFALLSTFWSARSIEKIIEDYEKALPRGAWPNWVLGNHDRPRVASRVGPEQARVAAMLLLTLRGTPTLYYGDEIGMHQLAIAPEDVRDPFEKNVPGIGVGRDGCRTPMQWDFSQFGGFSEVRPWLPLPEDHIHENVVNLEADTRSILSLYKRLIALRKSSPPLASGDYHPIAAQGDLLIYRREAAGRSMIVVLNLGPEPIAVTTSAIRFGSEILLSTFLDREGEKLEGVLDLRGNEGVIVAPPA, encoded by the coding sequence ATGGCTCAGAGCGACGAAAACTGGTGGCGCGAGGGCATCTTCTATCAGGTCTATCCGCGGTCCTTTCAGGACAGCGACGGTGACGGCGTCGGTGATCTCGCCGGCATTTTGCGGCGGCTGCCTTACATCAAGTCGCTCGGTGTCGACGCGGTCTGGCTGTCGCCGATCTTTCCCTCGCCAATGGCCGATTTCGGCTACGACATCTCCGACTATACCGGCATCGAGCCGCTGTTCGGCACGATGGAGGACTTCGATGCGCTGCTCGCGGCCGCGCACGACAACGGCCTCAAGCTGATCCTCGACCTCGTGCCGAACCACACCTCCGACCAGCATCCCTGGTTCGTCGAGAGCCGGTCCTCGCGCGACAATCCCAAGCGCGATTGGTACGTCTGGCGCGATCCGGCGCCCGACGGCGGCGTGCCGAACAACTGGCTGTCGGAGTTCGGCGGCAGCGCGTGGGCTTTCGACGAGACCACCGGCCAATATTACTACCACGCCTTCCTCGCCCAGCAGCCGGACCTCAACTGGCGCAATCCCGAGGTCCGGGCCGCGATCTACGACGTGATGCGGTTCTGGCTGGAGAGGGGCGTCGACGGTTTTCGCGTCGACGTGATCTGGCACCTGATCAAGGACGCCGAATTTCGCGACAATCCGCCCAACCCGCATTACGTCGAGGGCCGGCCACCGAATGAGAAGATCCTCACCCAATATTCCACCGACCAGGATGAGGTGCATGACGTCATCGCCGAGATGCGGCGCGTCACCGATGCGTACTCCGCCCGCGTTCTGATCGGCGAGATCTATCTGCCGCTGCATCGGCTGATGGCTTATTACGGCAACGACCTCACCGGCGCGCAGATGCCGTTCAATTTCGCGCTGCTCTCGACCTTCTGGAGTGCGCGTTCGATCGAGAAGATCATCGAAGACTACGAGAAGGCGCTGCCACGAGGTGCCTGGCCGAACTGGGTGCTCGGCAATCACGATCGTCCGCGCGTCGCGAGCCGTGTCGGGCCGGAGCAGGCCCGCGTCGCCGCCATGCTGCTGCTGACGCTGCGCGGCACGCCGACGCTCTATTACGGCGACGAGATCGGCATGCATCAGCTCGCGATCGCACCCGAGGACGTGCGCGATCCCTTCGAGAAGAACGTGCCCGGCATCGGCGTCGGCCGCGACGGCTGCCGCACACCGATGCAGTGGGATTTCTCGCAATTCGGCGGCTTCTCGGAGGTGCGGCCATGGCTGCCGCTGCCGGAGGACCATATCCACGAGAATGTCGTCAATCTCGAAGCGGATACGCGGTCGATCCTGAGCCTGTACAAGCGCCTGATCGCCTTGCGGAAGTCCTCTCCGCCGCTGGCTTCGGGCGATTATCATCCGATCGCTGCGCAGGGCGACCTCCTGATCTATCGGCGGGAGGCCGCGGGCAGGAGCATGATCGTCGTGCTCAATCTTGGTCCTGAGCCGATCGCGGTGACCACCAGCGCGATTCGTTTCGGCAGCGAGATTCTGCTGTCGACGTTTCTGGATCGCGAAGGCGAGAAGCTGGAGGGCGTGCTGGATCTGCGCGGCAATGAGGGTGTGATCGTGGCACCGCCAGCCTAG
- a CDS encoding MBL fold metallo-hydrolase, with amino-acid sequence MTEQDDNKAKAGAIIVPVTLFEQNCTIIWDEPSKKAVVIDPGGDVPKILDAIKQTGVTVEKIWLTHGHIDHVGGAAELRDALKVPIEGPHPADKFLLDNVVESGARFGMTGVRNFEPDRWLDEGETVSIGSLQFDIFHCPGHSPGSVVFFNKELRFAHVGDVLFAGSVGRTDLPGGSHATLINSILTKLLPLGDDVGFICGHGAGSSIGQERMTNPFITGEM; translated from the coding sequence ATGACCGAGCAAGATGACAACAAGGCCAAGGCCGGCGCGATTATCGTCCCCGTGACGCTGTTCGAGCAGAACTGCACCATCATCTGGGACGAGCCCAGCAAGAAGGCCGTGGTGATCGATCCCGGCGGCGACGTGCCGAAGATTCTGGACGCGATCAAGCAGACCGGCGTCACCGTGGAGAAGATCTGGCTGACCCATGGTCATATCGACCATGTCGGCGGCGCGGCCGAATTGCGCGATGCGCTGAAGGTGCCGATCGAGGGCCCGCATCCCGCCGATAAATTCCTGCTCGACAACGTGGTCGAGAGCGGCGCGCGCTTCGGCATGACCGGGGTGCGCAATTTCGAGCCGGACCGCTGGCTCGACGAGGGCGAGACCGTGTCGATCGGCAGCTTGCAGTTCGATATTTTCCACTGCCCCGGCCACTCGCCCGGCAGCGTGGTGTTCTTCAACAAGGAATTGCGTTTCGCCCATGTCGGCGACGTGCTGTTTGCCGGCTCGGTCGGCCGCACCGATCTGCCCGGCGGCAGTCATGCCACGCTGATCAACTCGATTCTGACAAAACTGCTGCCGCTCGGCGACGATGTCGGCTTCATCTGCGGCCATGGCGCCGGCTCGAGCATCGGCCAGGAGCGGATGACCAATCCGTTCATCACCGGCGAGATGTAA
- a CDS encoding winged helix-turn-helix transcriptional regulator produces the protein MAKVSAKALPARACPVAAFQKMISGKYKLRIVWDLKDGPRRYGEIRSGLLRGTSGSAEITPRVLSRELKALTQSGLIDRKDFGEVPPKVEYRLTRKGKSFVPVVAAIREWGERNLSETAALADAAE, from the coding sequence ATGGCCAAGGTAAGTGCAAAGGCCCTCCCGGCGCGCGCCTGTCCGGTCGCGGCGTTTCAAAAGATGATCAGCGGCAAATACAAGCTGCGCATCGTCTGGGACCTCAAGGACGGCCCGCGCCGTTATGGCGAGATCAGGAGCGGGCTGTTGCGCGGCACGTCAGGCAGCGCCGAGATCACCCCGCGCGTGCTCAGCCGTGAATTGAAGGCGCTGACGCAAAGCGGCCTGATCGACCGCAAGGATTTCGGCGAGGTGCCGCCCAAGGTCGAGTATCGCCTGACCCGCAAGGGCAAGAGCTTTGTGCCGGTCGTCGCCGCGATCCGCGAGTGGGGCGAACGTAACCTGAGTGAGACGGCGGCGCTTGCGGACGCCGCGGAATAG